From one Alicyclobacillus acidocaldarius subsp. acidocaldarius Tc-4-1 genomic stretch:
- a CDS encoding helix-turn-helix domain-containing protein → MASIPALASRLRLLRQMKNWTQEEFGRKLNISKVTVSSYESGVRTPDAKTLIKIADLFDVSVDYLLGRTDGKNEGYASEVLVSKDEKELLERFRNLSENDAKVLLQLARILERRGRISDELNPVSHITSEQGKNETGISNSHGKETITFLDYLEMLREQRP, encoded by the coding sequence TTGGCTTCGATACCTGCACTTGCTTCTCGACTCCGATTGCTTAGACAGATGAAAAATTGGACGCAAGAAGAGTTTGGGCGCAAATTGAATATTTCCAAAGTTACAGTATCTAGTTACGAAAGTGGGGTAAGAACACCCGACGCGAAAACCTTAATCAAGATTGCTGATCTCTTTGATGTATCAGTGGACTATTTGTTAGGTCGCACGGACGGCAAGAACGAAGGATACGCCTCGGAAGTATTGGTTTCGAAAGATGAAAAGGAACTGCTTGAACGATTCCGCAATTTGTCCGAAAATGATGCTAAAGTTCTATTGCAGTTAGCGCGGATTCTCGAACGAAGGGGCCGAATATCTGATGAATTAAACCCTGTGAGTCACATCACCAGCGAACAAGGTAAGAACGAAACCGGAATTAGTAACAGCCACGGAAAAGAGACCATTACTTTCCTAGATTATTTGGAGATGTTGAGGGAGCAACGACCTTGA
- a CDS encoding helix-turn-helix transcriptional regulator: MMRSRLRERRLELNMSYQELAQAIGVSERAVRYIEKGERQPSWKTARKLSETLGLTLEEVMFNDSDNHVA, encoded by the coding sequence ATGATGAGAAGCCGATTGCGCGAGCGCAGGCTGGAATTAAACATGAGCTACCAAGAGCTTGCCCAAGCGATCGGTGTATCTGAGCGAGCGGTTCGATACATCGAGAAAGGTGAACGGCAACCTTCTTGGAAGACAGCGCGAAAGTTGTCGGAAACACTCGGACTGACACTTGAAGAAGTGATGTTTAACGATAGCGACAATCACGTAGCTTGA
- a CDS encoding PulJ/GspJ family protein: MHRLRHVRTKWSRWISVKVPFKRSSSRHVHGGFSLLEAMVSISIASLVLLTCSMTAIAVLRGAGRVSQVAEDWAVLDSVRRVTLADVHASSSASAFGASLVLRELSGALYTYYLNANHQLVRVKAGGGTAVSRVRYHV, from the coding sequence ATGCACAGGCTCCGGCATGTCAGGACCAAATGGTCACGCTGGATATCGGTGAAAGTGCCGTTCAAACGATCGTCATCCCGACATGTACACGGGGGATTTTCGCTTCTTGAAGCCATGGTTTCAATTTCCATCGCCTCACTTGTCCTTCTCACCTGTTCGATGACAGCTATCGCTGTCCTGAGAGGTGCAGGCCGCGTCAGTCAGGTTGCGGAGGATTGGGCGGTTTTGGACAGTGTGCGCCGCGTCACCTTGGCAGATGTTCATGCGTCCTCGAGCGCGAGTGCCTTTGGCGCAAGCCTCGTACTTCGGGAACTGAGTGGGGCTCTCTATACCTACTATTTGAATGCGAATCACCAACTCGTCCGTGTCAAGGCAGGAGGTGGGACGGCTGTGAGTCGTGTCCGGTATCATGTGTAA
- a CDS encoding helix-turn-helix domain-containing protein — protein sequence MKFMSNHGSKEIQGIETSYLPPILTMEDVARYLRIGRTKAYELAYRPDFPSVRIGKYVRVNREAFLRWCGHPDYQESTN from the coding sequence ATGAAATTTATGAGTAATCATGGGAGTAAGGAGATTCAAGGTATCGAAACATCTTACTTGCCCCCAATTCTTACGATGGAAGATGTAGCAAGATATCTACGTATCGGGAGAACTAAAGCCTATGAATTAGCCTATCGTCCAGATTTTCCATCTGTGAGAATCGGGAAGTACGTACGAGTGAATCGTGAAGCTTTCTTAAGATGGTGTGGACATCCTGACTATCAGGAAAGCACTAACTAA
- a CDS encoding PD-(D/E)XK nuclease family protein yields the protein MVELLTHSRITMRQTCPTKEWLWYVERLRPREVSWALSIGSAWHRGLELWQRGEVDEDGAVRTGLETLDWIRPESEEERYKLQLERIRTECMIRFAVRHFKPRRLVAVEREFEIPILNPATGHKSRKYALGGKIDGICEDEHGNLWILENKTTASIEQFKQSYGMSQQLTLYVYAASRVFDRPIAGAIVRAVQKSRMEPKRRNGEVVETWEDFRDRLLAEYESNPDKYLSEDEVIRAPEQIKQFESELWMECLERNWQARSGVVRHNTANCHQYGGCPFLPLCLNVEGARESLYFLSTQQHDELSIETA from the coding sequence ATGGTGGAACTACTGACACACAGCCGCATCACGATGCGGCAGACGTGCCCAACGAAGGAATGGTTGTGGTACGTGGAGCGGCTTCGCCCGCGCGAGGTCTCCTGGGCGCTCTCAATTGGAAGCGCGTGGCATCGGGGGTTGGAGTTGTGGCAGCGGGGCGAGGTTGACGAGGACGGTGCGGTGAGGACGGGCTTGGAGACGTTGGACTGGATCCGACCGGAGAGTGAAGAGGAGCGGTACAAACTCCAGCTTGAGCGCATCCGCACCGAATGCATGATTCGGTTCGCAGTTCGACATTTCAAACCGCGACGGTTGGTAGCGGTTGAGAGAGAGTTTGAAATTCCAATCTTGAATCCCGCCACCGGGCACAAGTCGAGAAAGTACGCGCTGGGCGGAAAGATCGATGGGATTTGCGAAGATGAACATGGAAACCTGTGGATTCTTGAGAACAAGACCACGGCCTCCATCGAACAGTTCAAACAGAGTTACGGTATGTCCCAACAATTAACATTATATGTATATGCTGCGTCGCGGGTCTTCGACAGGCCGATTGCAGGTGCAATCGTGAGAGCTGTGCAGAAGAGCCGCATGGAACCCAAACGGCGCAACGGAGAGGTGGTGGAAACCTGGGAGGACTTCCGGGACCGGCTCCTGGCGGAGTACGAGTCGAACCCCGACAAGTACTTGTCAGAAGACGAGGTGATCCGAGCCCCAGAACAGATCAAACAGTTTGAAAGCGAACTTTGGATGGAGTGCTTGGAACGCAATTGGCAAGCGCGTTCGGGTGTGGTTCGTCACAACACCGCCAATTGCCACCAATACGGTGGGTGCCCGTTCCTTCCACTTTGCTTAAATGTGGAAGGTGCAAGAGAGTCACTGTATTTCTTGTCAACGCAACAACACGATGAACTGAGTATCGAGACAGCTTAA
- a CDS encoding prepilin-type cleavage/methylation domain-containing protein, with the protein MIIGILIVMITPQLLRASGRAQNTACAGNVRTISAALAEYQLIHGQLPTGNSVQQIQALVSDGLLSNDALSGNYVIQDSDANNIAVTCLSPGGM; encoded by the coding sequence GTGATCATTGGCATTCTGATTGTGATGATCACCCCGCAATTATTGCGGGCGTCTGGTAGGGCTCAAAACACGGCGTGCGCGGGCAATGTGCGCACAATTTCCGCAGCGTTGGCCGAATATCAATTGATCCACGGGCAATTGCCAACTGGAAATTCCGTTCAGCAAATTCAAGCACTTGTTTCTGACGGTTTGCTGTCCAACGATGCGTTGTCCGGCAATTACGTCATCCAGGACTCGGACGCCAATAACATTGCCGTTACGTGCCTGTCCCCTGGAGGGATGTGA
- a CDS encoding type II secretion system F family protein: MRLARLPRVEREIALWMMEFSSMLQAGVDVRLAASTLRSSSAYVGVALSEAVLEQVERGQPLVQAFAEWVREMDWVGLAAAERAGAFAEGMQRVASRMMERVRWRRALVKQLAYPLILLCGTYGLFGFMMIAILPTLQKLAALTPGAAAHRGWTPTTLSGASLLIFTAGLVVVAVALLIKNRWPSAPIRPPFDRLIRRMRTERLADQLASQLEAGIGAWDAVAWIAGRRGGLGRQMRVVHDRVRRGASLCEAFASIGHVLDPLFLTLVEVGEITGEVADRLREGQRLMQWDVVHRLESIAQIAEPVAVAVMGLVVGVMVYSLMVPMYQAIARLS; encoded by the coding sequence GTGCGATTGGCACGCTTGCCCCGCGTGGAGCGCGAGATCGCCTTGTGGATGATGGAATTTTCGAGCATGCTCCAGGCGGGGGTCGACGTTCGTTTGGCCGCTTCGACGCTTCGTTCGAGCAGCGCGTATGTGGGCGTGGCTCTATCGGAAGCGGTCCTCGAACAAGTAGAACGCGGTCAGCCCTTGGTGCAAGCATTCGCGGAGTGGGTTCGAGAAATGGATTGGGTGGGCCTTGCCGCGGCCGAACGAGCCGGGGCATTTGCCGAGGGGATGCAGCGCGTTGCGTCACGCATGATGGAACGTGTGCGATGGCGTCGGGCGCTTGTGAAGCAATTGGCCTATCCGCTCATTCTCTTATGCGGGACGTATGGGCTCTTTGGGTTCATGATGATCGCGATTCTTCCTACGCTCCAGAAACTTGCCGCGCTGACTCCAGGAGCGGCAGCGCATCGAGGTTGGACGCCGACGACCCTCTCGGGCGCAAGTTTGTTGATCTTCACCGCAGGGCTTGTCGTGGTTGCCGTTGCCCTCTTGATCAAGAACCGTTGGCCCTCTGCGCCCATCCGCCCGCCGTTTGATCGGCTCATTCGCAGAATGCGCACGGAGCGCCTAGCGGATCAACTTGCTTCGCAACTCGAGGCCGGCATTGGGGCGTGGGATGCTGTCGCGTGGATCGCCGGCCGGCGTGGCGGACTTGGTCGCCAGATGAGGGTGGTACACGACCGAGTTCGGCGGGGCGCCTCGCTCTGTGAAGCCTTCGCGTCGATTGGACACGTGCTCGATCCCCTCTTTTTGACACTGGTCGAGGTCGGAGAAATCACGGGCGAAGTAGCGGATCGGCTGCGAGAAGGGCAGCGTCTCATGCAATGGGATGTCGTTCATCGATTGGAGTCCATCGCACAAATCGCAGAGCCCGTTGCCGTGGCTGTGATGGGCCTCGTGGTTGGCGTGATGGTGTACAGCCTTATGGTGCCGATGTATCAAGCCATCGCGCGCCTGTCTTAG
- a CDS encoding Mov34/MPN/PAD-1 family protein translates to MRQSLPAECAGLIVIARGRPWAVALPIVASAMGFAVEPSAWIEILTSLHRHGIEIWATYHSHPGGQLWPSRRDHVLRWTSKRLLLLAPLGERVAIAQYEWRESPHQRSS, encoded by the coding sequence GTGCGGCAATCCCTTCCAGCGGAATGCGCTGGCCTCATTGTGATCGCGCGAGGGCGGCCGTGGGCCGTGGCGCTGCCCATCGTGGCAAGCGCCATGGGGTTCGCGGTCGAGCCGAGCGCGTGGATTGAGATTCTTACGAGTCTACATCGCCACGGCATCGAGATTTGGGCCACGTATCACAGTCATCCTGGAGGGCAACTGTGGCCAAGTCGTCGCGATCACGTCCTTCGCTGGACCTCAAAACGGCTTCTTCTGCTCGCACCGTTGGGTGAACGAGTGGCCATCGCTCAGTATGAGTGGCGTGAATCCCCTCACCAGCGGTCCTCATAA
- a CDS encoding ATPase, T2SS/T4P/T4SS family, which produces MERFAAVQVVDAVLSAAIRACASDVHLYLMNGRLEVSFRLGGKMMPFMSGIAFVEETVRRLKALARMDVTVRHLPQEGSFQWIADGKMAHIRASCVPIFGGESLVLRFFHPGLSANLLEGLGLSQESLSRIRGWLQRDSGLIALAGRTGAGKTTTAYAMLEHLLHQGRIVFTIEDPVEVRVPGCRQVEIQEKHGLTFDSALRAMVRQDPDVIFIGEVRDEVSAAAACRAAMTGRLVIATVHARRPMGVVSRFLDLGVPVSILEEVLSGVVFVESAGHGGRTYRVLGVDRLFHHENGTQAISGRVPSKSRVGKGFASAH; this is translated from the coding sequence ATGGAGCGATTTGCAGCGGTTCAGGTCGTCGATGCAGTTCTGAGCGCAGCGATTCGCGCATGCGCGAGCGACGTTCATCTCTATCTGATGAACGGACGTTTAGAGGTCTCGTTTCGCCTAGGCGGGAAGATGATGCCGTTTATGAGTGGAATCGCGTTCGTAGAGGAGACTGTACGTCGTCTCAAAGCGCTAGCACGTATGGACGTCACGGTCCGACACCTGCCGCAGGAAGGTAGCTTTCAATGGATAGCAGACGGGAAGATGGCACACATTCGCGCGTCTTGTGTTCCTATCTTTGGAGGAGAATCTCTCGTTTTGCGCTTCTTTCATCCGGGGCTTTCAGCGAACCTGCTGGAGGGCCTCGGTCTCTCGCAGGAATCGCTGTCCCGCATTCGCGGCTGGTTGCAACGTGATAGCGGGTTGATCGCGCTCGCAGGTCGCACGGGAGCCGGGAAAACCACCACAGCTTATGCGATGCTAGAACACTTGCTCCATCAGGGGCGAATCGTTTTTACCATTGAGGACCCTGTGGAAGTTCGAGTGCCGGGATGTCGCCAGGTCGAAATCCAAGAAAAACATGGTCTCACGTTTGATTCGGCGCTTCGAGCTATGGTTCGGCAGGATCCCGACGTCATCTTCATCGGTGAAGTCCGCGATGAGGTCTCTGCGGCGGCAGCGTGCCGGGCGGCGATGACAGGGAGGCTCGTCATCGCGACGGTTCACGCGCGCAGACCGATGGGTGTGGTATCGCGGTTTCTCGACTTGGGGGTTCCGGTGTCCATCTTGGAAGAAGTCTTGAGCGGAGTTGTGTTTGTTGAGTCTGCGGGGCACGGCGGCCGTACCTATCGTGTCCTGGGTGTGGATCGGCTGTTTCATCATGAGAACGGAACTCAGGCGATATCCGGCCGAGTGCCAAGCAAATCGAGGGTGGGGAAAGGCTTTGCGTCGGCGCACTAG
- a CDS encoding helix-turn-helix domain-containing protein, which produces MFDVGARLRSLRMAAGLTTKQLAEAVGVHQSFISQVENNASGIKLQTLESICDFLGISLAEFFSDHSPNELPTDLLQLMRAASNLTVDQRVQLTKFLESLGSSKE; this is translated from the coding sequence GTGTTTGATGTGGGTGCTCGCTTGCGCTCCCTTCGTATGGCAGCCGGATTAACAACCAAACAGCTTGCTGAAGCCGTCGGCGTTCACCAGTCCTTCATCAGTCAAGTCGAGAACAACGCCAGCGGAATCAAACTGCAGACGTTGGAATCGATCTGCGATTTTCTAGGGATTTCTTTAGCCGAATTCTTTAGCGATCATTCTCCTAACGAACTACCAACTGACCTTTTGCAACTGATGCGAGCAGCCAGCAATCTAACGGTCGATCAACGTGTTCAACTCACCAAATTCCTAGAGAGTCTGGGTTCTTCGAAGGAGTGA
- a CDS encoding site-specific integrase, whose amino-acid sequence MRGHVRKRGNKWCFVIDVGRDEQGRRKQKWFSGFATKKEAERALAAKLQELNNGLLSTSDMTVGKLLEDWLLDKQLHVKPTTFQLYSRIVTIHIAPMIGHFNLSDLRPDHIQTMYRKLQQKTPPLQAKTIRTIHSILRNALKRALKWGLIPRDPSEAVELPRSPRRTLAIWTPEQIRTFLTANQSIDSRYYTVFILAIYTGMRKGEILALRWSDIDFERNIIHVTRTFSWVDGEAMFLETKTHHSNRSIAISHNVKVQLLRHREFQEQEKRLYADSYHDRDLVVARPDGEPIRLSSLQKQWRRAVKRAGLPEIRFHDLRHTHASLLLLQGVHPKVVSERLGHSNISITMDTYSHVLPSLHREVAEDFASLISNKNTS is encoded by the coding sequence TTGAGAGGTCACGTCCGCAAGAGAGGGAATAAATGGTGTTTTGTTATTGATGTCGGTCGAGATGAACAAGGAAGAAGAAAACAAAAATGGTTTAGTGGTTTTGCAACAAAGAAGGAAGCCGAACGAGCGCTTGCAGCTAAACTTCAGGAGTTAAATAACGGGTTACTTTCCACAAGCGATATGACTGTCGGAAAGCTTCTTGAAGATTGGCTGCTCGATAAGCAATTACACGTTAAACCCACTACATTTCAACTCTATTCGCGTATTGTGACGATACACATTGCACCGATGATAGGTCACTTTAATTTATCTGATCTTCGCCCCGATCATATACAAACTATGTACCGCAAGTTACAACAAAAAACTCCACCGCTACAAGCGAAGACAATACGCACCATTCATAGTATTTTGCGAAATGCTTTAAAGAGAGCTCTCAAGTGGGGGCTCATACCTCGCGATCCATCGGAAGCTGTCGAGCTACCTCGCTCTCCTAGGCGGACGCTAGCAATATGGACTCCTGAGCAGATCCGAACCTTTCTCACTGCAAATCAGAGTATCGATTCGAGATACTACACGGTTTTCATCTTAGCGATTTACACGGGTATGAGAAAGGGAGAGATCCTCGCGCTTCGATGGAGCGACATCGACTTTGAGAGAAACATCATCCACGTCACCAGGACATTTAGTTGGGTGGATGGCGAAGCAATGTTCCTAGAAACAAAAACTCACCATTCAAATCGTTCTATAGCCATCTCCCACAATGTCAAAGTTCAATTGCTGCGTCATCGCGAGTTCCAAGAACAAGAAAAACGACTTTATGCAGATTCATATCATGACCGCGATTTGGTGGTCGCACGTCCGGATGGCGAACCTATTCGGCTTAGTTCGCTGCAAAAACAGTGGAGACGCGCGGTTAAGCGGGCTGGACTTCCGGAAATTAGATTTCATGATCTTCGACATACACACGCGTCGCTGTTACTTTTGCAGGGAGTGCACCCTAAGGTAGTTAGCGAACGATTGGGGCACTCGAACATTAGCATTACTATGGATACGTACTCACATGTTCTGCCCTCGTTGCATCGCGAGGTTGCCGAAGACTTTGCCAGTCTTATCAGTAACAAAAATACTTCGTAA
- a CDS encoding pilus assembly FimT family protein produces MGRVCCQPVHRQDQGGFSLLEVMVVLSLYAVSVVMLTGSLVSLERGMALRATASTLLAQMRSMQNLASTSDTFTEVWLDPYDTGYRLLQGTQTLESDAFALGVNYVDGYLQLPAHVISYDNLGNAQVAGVIRLTDGQREDDLHLYMGTGWQMGGWTA; encoded by the coding sequence ATGGGGCGTGTTTGTTGCCAACCTGTTCATCGACAAGACCAGGGTGGATTTTCGCTGCTTGAGGTCATGGTGGTTCTCTCCCTTTACGCTGTTTCTGTCGTGATGCTGACGGGATCGCTGGTTTCGTTGGAACGGGGCATGGCACTTCGGGCCACGGCATCCACCTTATTGGCTCAGATGCGTTCCATGCAAAATCTGGCATCCACAAGTGACACCTTCACAGAGGTGTGGCTGGACCCTTACGACACAGGATATCGGCTTCTTCAGGGGACTCAGACGCTCGAGTCGGACGCTTTCGCGCTCGGTGTGAACTATGTGGATGGGTACCTTCAGTTGCCGGCACACGTCATTTCGTACGACAACCTCGGCAATGCGCAGGTGGCCGGTGTCATCCGACTAACCGATGGGCAGCGCGAAGACGACTTGCATCTGTATATGGGAACCGGGTGGCAGATGGGGGGATGGACTGCATGA
- a CDS encoding helix-turn-helix domain-containing protein has translation MPKFSERLVALRKQFGLTQKQLAGELGLHVRAVQNYEAGRLPDAEVLIELAKYFHVSIDYLVGLTDDPTPPRRNSSSDRDP, from the coding sequence ATGCCGAAGTTTTCAGAGCGACTTGTCGCATTGCGAAAGCAATTTGGACTCACTCAAAAACAACTTGCTGGCGAACTTGGACTCCATGTGCGTGCGGTCCAAAACTACGAAGCTGGTCGCCTTCCCGACGCCGAAGTTCTCATCGAACTGGCGAAGTACTTCCATGTTTCGATTGACTACCTCGTCGGCCTCACCGACGACCCTACGCCACCGCGTCGCAACTCCTCATCCGACCGGGATCCATAG
- a CDS encoding helix-turn-helix domain-containing protein has protein sequence MWLGQALRMLRLEADVTQEYVAYCARTTQAQIARVELGTRQPTLCVLRGYARATGDPEAVMRICEAAILGLEYDDAVSA, from the coding sequence ATGTGGCTTGGACAAGCCCTTCGCATGCTGAGACTGGAGGCCGACGTCACGCAAGAGTACGTGGCCTACTGCGCAAGGACAACGCAGGCGCAGATCGCAAGGGTAGAGCTCGGTACACGGCAACCGACGCTATGTGTGCTGAGGGGCTACGCGCGGGCGACGGGGGATCCCGAGGCGGTGATGAGGATCTGCGAGGCGGCGATCCTGGGGCTGGAGTACGACGACGCAGTGAGCGCGTAG
- a CDS encoding IS256 family transposase produces the protein MAQYQITVDDAILEGLFQRDGGVAKLVESVVNQILQAQVQEQLKAAPYERTEERRGYRNGTVTRTLTTRVGRLVLRMPRVRNGEFSTELFARYQRSEQAFLLALMEMVVNGVSTRDVAKVTEQLCGTSFSKSTVSDLCKRLDPIVQAWNQRSLAEHRYPFLLVDALVLRIREDGRIRSRAALIAVGVNDEGYREILGLMLGNSESESSWREFFAWLKQRGLSGVDIVVSDSHSGLVKALQTEFQGSTWQRCQTHFMRNLLDATPKALQEEVYQQVRAILDAPDLKTARLLKEAFVEAYAEKAPKAVQVLEDGFDDVTAVLVLPERYRRRLRTTNGVERLNEEIRRRERVIRIFPNRESAIRLLGALLMEIDEEWTTGRKYLNMDEYEAWKKAQQAWRESAQACAATA, from the coding sequence ATGGCTCAGTACCAGATTACCGTGGACGACGCGATTTTGGAAGGGCTCTTTCAGCGGGATGGAGGGGTGGCCAAGCTCGTCGAAAGCGTCGTCAATCAAATTCTCCAAGCGCAGGTTCAAGAGCAGTTGAAGGCCGCACCCTACGAGCGTACAGAGGAGCGAAGGGGTTACCGCAATGGGACCGTCACGCGCACGCTCACCACACGGGTGGGGCGGCTCGTGTTACGTATGCCGAGGGTTCGAAATGGCGAATTCTCAACCGAGCTTTTTGCTCGGTATCAGCGTAGCGAGCAAGCCTTCCTCCTTGCCTTGATGGAGATGGTGGTGAACGGCGTGTCGACTCGAGATGTGGCGAAGGTCACGGAGCAGTTGTGTGGCACGTCCTTCTCGAAATCGACGGTTTCGGATCTGTGCAAACGCCTTGACCCGATCGTCCAGGCGTGGAACCAACGAAGCCTCGCCGAGCACCGCTATCCGTTTCTGCTCGTCGATGCCCTGGTCCTCCGGATTCGGGAAGACGGACGCATCCGTTCGCGCGCGGCTTTGATTGCCGTCGGTGTGAATGACGAGGGGTATCGAGAGATTCTCGGCTTGATGCTAGGCAACAGCGAATCGGAATCGAGTTGGCGGGAGTTTTTCGCTTGGCTGAAGCAACGCGGTTTGAGCGGCGTGGATATCGTCGTGTCCGACAGTCACAGCGGACTCGTCAAGGCGCTTCAGACCGAATTTCAGGGCTCGACGTGGCAACGGTGCCAGACCCATTTCATGCGCAATCTCTTGGACGCCACACCCAAGGCGTTGCAGGAGGAGGTGTACCAGCAGGTACGCGCGATCCTCGATGCGCCGGATCTGAAGACCGCGCGGTTGCTCAAGGAGGCATTTGTCGAAGCCTATGCAGAGAAAGCGCCGAAGGCGGTGCAGGTGTTGGAGGATGGGTTTGATGATGTCACCGCGGTTTTGGTGCTACCTGAGCGATATCGGCGGCGTTTACGCACCACCAACGGTGTCGAACGGCTCAACGAAGAAATTCGGCGCCGCGAGCGCGTCATTCGCATCTTCCCCAACCGGGAATCGGCGATCCGTCTGCTGGGGGCGTTACTGATGGAAATCGACGAAGAATGGACGACAGGGCGGAAATATCTCAACATGGACGAGTATGAGGCATGGAAGAAGGCGCAACAGGCCTGGAGAGAATCAGCTCAGGCTTGTGCAGCAACGGCCTAA
- a CDS encoding helix-turn-helix domain-containing protein, giving the protein MFNAQALQRIRNERGLSQAALAKRVGVVQSAISQFESGAVQPAIDTLERLADALNVPISELLTSQTDKARKEQPQ; this is encoded by the coding sequence ATGTTCAACGCGCAAGCGTTGCAAAGAATCCGCAATGAACGAGGGTTAAGCCAGGCGGCGCTTGCGAAGAGAGTGGGGGTTGTGCAATCGGCAATCAGCCAGTTTGAATCGGGTGCAGTTCAGCCTGCCATCGATACGTTAGAACGTTTGGCTGATGCGCTAAACGTTCCAATTTCGGAACTTTTGACATCGCAAACAGACAAAGCAAGAAAGGAGCAACCCCAGTGA
- a CDS encoding helix-turn-helix transcriptional regulator: MLGSVLKTARRAKGMTQQEVADSAGIHVRTYQNYESNKRCPTLDVAARLSDILGVDVRDLAQRQSRSA; the protein is encoded by the coding sequence GTGCTCGGTAGTGTTCTCAAAACAGCCCGCAGAGCAAAGGGCATGACGCAACAAGAGGTTGCGGACAGTGCTGGAATTCACGTTCGAACCTACCAGAACTATGAGAGCAACAAGCGCTGTCCGACGTTGGATGTTGCAGCTCGGTTGTCCGACATCCTCGGCGTCGACGTTCGCGACCTGGCGCAACGCCAGTCGAGAAGCGCTTGA
- a CDS encoding helix-turn-helix domain-containing protein, producing the protein MNISFKNIVLNVLFNVKWLLRSFAMTTFGQRLRSLVHEHGIRREELASYLGVHWRTIYHYETDKREPNISQLKALADFFNVSLDYLVGRTDDPTPPKRSSSSQEPGS; encoded by the coding sequence TTGAACATTTCGTTCAAGAACATCGTACTGAACGTTTTGTTCAATGTCAAGTGGTTACTCAGGAGTTTTGCCATGACAACTTTCGGCCAACGTCTGCGTTCGCTTGTCCATGAACACGGAATTCGCCGCGAAGAATTAGCCTCTTATCTTGGAGTGCACTGGCGAACCATTTACCATTACGAAACGGACAAGCGTGAACCGAATATCAGCCAACTGAAAGCTCTCGCCGACTTCTTCAACGTCAGCCTGGACTACCTCGTCGGCCGCACCGACGATCCAACGCCGCCGAAGCGCAGCTCGTCGTCGCAGGAGCCGGGTTCGTAG